Genomic window (Primulina eburnea isolate SZY01 chromosome 8, ASM2296580v1, whole genome shotgun sequence):
TAGATAACAATAGAACGGGTATGACAAAACACGAGACATATTTTTAAATTCGACAAGTTTAATCCATGTCAGACCCGCTAAAAattgtataattttaaatttaagttactacacaataaaaatctttagaaattaataaatcatcaaatttacttactaattttatattaattatatttaagaaaaattataaTACCAAATTAAAGCATAGCTGAAACACCCGGGACGGCTTTCATATCTAAAACTGGTAATTTGTCATGTCTAGATATTCATGTAGTTGGTGAGGTTCCCTTTCTAAGTGTCTTTTAAACGGTAGATGAGATCCTATCTATGTGGGCATTACCCTCACTTCATTTTAACAGATAAGATCTAGccacacatacaatttcaaaaaaaaaaaatgggtcTTATATATGCATGGGCAAATCTTGgccatccatcctatcatggggACAATGCCCACATGAGCAGAATGAAATAAACCTTTTTAAACCAACTTGATTGCCTAAGCTGTCGAGCTTATTTATCTTCAGCCCTGCTCGATTAACACGCAAACTCGTCAAATTTGTGGTGTATAACTCTCAATATTTTCTCGACCCATAATACAAAGACgataaacaaatataatatatatatatatatatatatatatatatatatatatatatatatatatatattgataacataattattaaaaaaattctataGAATTTGAGACAATAATAATCTATTAATATTAATTAGCTAATCAATAAAGATACTTTAGTTTTGAAGTTGACTTAAATCTTATAtattaatgaaatcaatttcgTGTTGTTGTAGTGCTGAGTCATTTATATATAAAGGAAGAAGATAGATAGATATATGACGAATTTTCAGAGGACATACAGCTAGCCCACATTCAGTATATAATTCTACTTAATTAAATCCAATCACAACAAATATCGGTCGTTTTTTTCCTTGCTTTGGTTTGTACAGCTAATGCAATTAAGGTTATACCTCacttcaataaaaataatagctATGGCAACAATTTATATACAAATTTTGACAAGGGAAATGATTAATTATCCGCAGGGTCTCCTTATTGATAATTAAGCTTAATGTTATTAAATTAAATGAAGGGGTTCCTTAGAAAAATGAAAATGGTATAGAGAAGGAAAAGCGACTTCTGGCTTGTAATTAGTTAATGAGTCGCTGCAAGCGTACCAAACGTCGTCCACCGGCTCCCCTTCAACAACCACTCCCCGAATACAtcaaatttataataattagaCCTATATTTTATCTCAATTAGGCAATACCAAAcgggaaaaaaattatatattaaattaaatatagccCGTGGAGAGTTAATTCagataaattaataaaactaaCTATTCATGAGTTTCCACAATCATTTATGGGTGAAAATGTAACGTCATGTTTATATTAATGTTAGCCCGACGTTAACCACTCAGACATCTTTAAAACTCACGACTTCTCCTTCAAATGTTCTAAGAATCTTGAAAATAGTTTACTTTCTTTGTGTGATATATTCCTTATCATATATTTGCAAGCGTAAAATGAAGAACAATCCGAGCAATGGCACCAAGCTTATACTTCTTCACCCTTACATACAGAAACAAGGAGGTTCAAATCGGCTATGGCTTCTAGCGATCGTCTCTTTTATAACATTGGCCTTTCTCACCACCTTAATCTACACCAGGGAATCTATAACCACCACAACAACCTCCGTCGCCACCCGTGCCGCCGTCACTTCACCTCTGTCGAGATCCGTTGTCAGGGCACTCGTTCATTACGCCTCTAACTCGAACAGCACCGACCGCATGTCGTACATGGACATGAACCAGATCTCCGAAGCCCTCCGACAATGCTCTCAACCTTGTAATTTCCTTGTTTTCGGCCTGACACACGAAACCCTTCTTTGGAATGCTCTAAACCACAATGGACGCACCGTTTTCATCGATGAGAATCGGTACTACGCTGCCTACATCGAGGAGAAGTACCCGGAGGTTGAAGCTTACGATGTCCAGTATTCCACGAAACTGAGCGAGATGCCGGAGCTGATCGCGGCAATTAAAGAGCAGGCGCATAACGAGTGTCGGCCGGTGCAGAATCTCCTATTCTCAGAATGCAAGCTTGGCCTCAATGATCTGCCGAATCAACTGTACGAGGTGGATTGGGATATAATCCTCGTAGATGGACCTCGTGGATACTGGCCCGAGGCGCCGGGGAGAATGGCTGCCATATTCACAGCCGCCGTGCTGGCGAGGAGCAAAAAGGCCAGCTCCGGGAACCCGAAGACTCATATATTCGTGCATGATTTCAACATGAAAGTGGATAGAATCACGAGCGATGAATTTTTGTGCAGGGAAAATTTGGTGAAATCCAAAGATCGTATGGGGCATTTTATTTTGGAGAGAATGGAGAGTAGCAGCACAAAGTTCTGTCGGAATAGCCATACCCATTCATCGCCAGCCGAAGATTCTTCTTCATCgtcttgattaattaattttacTCTGACTTGTCACTGCCTCCAGAAATTGCTGagatttatataatttaaattggTGTAACCATTTTGCTGGGTGAGTTCTGTAAAAAtaatagtattttttttttttttttggattctaGAATGCAATTTCTTTTACATTTTTATAATGATGTAATTTCTTTTATTTGCAAGCCTTGTCAGTATTTAATTCTattcaagacaataataaatcATGTTCAATATTCTTTTCCTATTAGTATTCATCACTTAACAAGTCCGTTGCTCAAGTTTTAGAGACAAAGTTGAATTAAATTTCATTTAGTATAAGTTTTGCAAGACATGGATTCCAACCACTTACACCTCTTGAGAAGATGTCAAATTGACAATCGGATTTTCAAACATTTGTCGTGGATTGTGTAACGTTAGGCCCCAAATGGGTACTCTTGGGCTCGAATGAAAGGGAAAATGAAACAAGCCCGCTCTACTATCGGATCATTGAGCcattagaaaaatctttgagaaaGTGATATTTAATATGCTGCACCCACTTCTCATGCTCCGAGTCGTTGCGAAATAGTACACGATTTCCTTTATCCCAGGTCAAGTAAATAGTTACCTACAAAAAATAATAGCATGGTTGAAGGGAACTATTAGAAATATTACTCCTGCCCTGTAAAGTAAAAATTCATCAATGTATT
Coding sequences:
- the LOC140837648 gene encoding protein IRX15-LIKE produces the protein MKNNPSNGTKLILLHPYIQKQGGSNRLWLLAIVSFITLAFLTTLIYTRESITTTTTSVATRAAVTSPLSRSVVRALVHYASNSNSTDRMSYMDMNQISEALRQCSQPCNFLVFGLTHETLLWNALNHNGRTVFIDENRYYAAYIEEKYPEVEAYDVQYSTKLSEMPELIAAIKEQAHNECRPVQNLLFSECKLGLNDLPNQLYEVDWDIILVDGPRGYWPEAPGRMAAIFTAAVLARSKKASSGNPKTHIFVHDFNMKVDRITSDEFLCRENLVKSKDRMGHFILERMESSSTKFCRNSHTHSSPAEDSSSSS